Sequence from the Curtobacterium sp. MCLR17_007 genome:
CGCTGGTGGTCCAGGGCGATGTGCCCGAACTCGGCGCCACCGGGACGGACGGCGGGGTCGCGGTCGAGCCCGGCCTCGGGCCAGACGTGGTCGACGCGGTGCTCGCTCGGGGTGATGACGCTGACCGTGTCCGCGCGCCAGAACGACTTCTTGCGGTCCTCGGTCACGCGCGCCACGACCCGCTCGCCGGGGATCGCGTCCGAGACGAACACCACGCGCCCCTCGTGTCGTGCCACCGAGATGCCGCCGTGCGCGATCCCGGTGACGTCGAGCTCGAGCAGCGTTCCGACCGATTCACCCATGGTTCGATGGTCCCATGCGTCTGTACCTCGCGAGTACCTCCCCCGCCCGACGAGCCCTGTTGGCGCAGTCCGGGATCGAGCCGGTGCTGGTGTCCCCGGGGGTCGACGAGGACGCCGCGGCCGCCGCCGAGACGGAGCGGCTCGGGCGCCCCCTGACCGGGCCGGAGCTCGTGTCCCTGCTCGCGGTCGCCAAGGCCGCCGCCGTCGCGGACGCCGCCGTCGCCGGGTCGCCCGTCGACGGCTTCGTGTTCGGCGGGGACTCCGCGTTCGAGGTCGACGGGCGGCTGTACGGCAAGCCGCACGACCCGGCGGTCGCCCGGGAGCGCTGGCGCCAGATGCTCGCCGCCGGCGGCGGGACGCTCTGGAGCGGGCACTGCGTCGTGGACCGGCGCCGGGGCCTGGACCCGGCCAGGGGACGGACGGGAGGCCCGTCACCGGCCCGCACCGAGCCTCCCGTCCGTCCCGGTGCCGGTCCGGGGGCGTGGGCCGGGTCGATCGGCGACGTCGCACCCGGCGGCTCCGCGCTCGTCGTCGACGGCGACCGCGTGATCGCGGTCGACAGCGCGGTGCTCACCTTCGCCGACGACGTGTCCGCGGACGAGGTCGACGCGTACGTGGCGACCGGTGAACCGCTCGAGGTCGCCGGGGCCTTCACGATCGACGGACGGGCCGCGGCGTACATCACCCGCATCGACGGCGCCCCGTCCGCCGTGGTCGGACTGTCCCTGCCGGTGCTCCGTTCGATGCTGCTGCGTGGCTTCGGCGTGGCCTGGCACGACCTGTGGGCACTGTAGACATCCACACTGCTTCACGGTCGTTCTTTGTGGATGCCGGTCAATTCCCGCTCCCGCAGCACGAATACGCTGACTTACCATGCCCCGTATCAGCAAGGTCCTCATCGCGAACCGCGGCGAGATCGCCGTCCGCATCATCCGCGCGGCCCGCGATGCTGGCAAGGCCTCGGTCGCCGTCTACGCCGACCAGGACCGCGACGCCCTGCACGCACGCCTCGCTGACGAGGCCTACGCGCTGAACGGCACCACCAGCGCCGACACCTACCTGGTGATCGACAAGATCATCTCCGTCGCACGACGGTCCGGCGCCGACGCCGTGCACCCCGGCTACGGCTTCCTGGCGGAGAACGCCGACTTCGCCCGCGCCGTCCTCGACGCCGGGCTGGTCTGGATCGGTCCGTCGCCCGAGTCCATCGAGCGCCTCGGCGACAAGGTCTCCGCCCGACACGTGGCCGAGAAGGTCGGTGCACCGCTCGCGCCCGGCACGATCGAGCCCGTGCAGGACGTGTCCGAGGTCATCGACTTCGTCGACCAGGTCGGGCTGCCCGTGGCGATCAAGGCCGCGTTCGGTGGGGGCGGTCGCGGGCTGAAGGTCGTCCGCTCGCGCGATGAGGTCGAGGCACAGTTCGAGTCCGCGACGCGCGAGGCGATCGCCGCGTTCGGCCGCGGCGAGTGCTTCGTCGAGAAGTACCTCGACAAGCCGCGCCACGTCGAGACGCAGTGCCTGGCGGACGAGCACGGCAACGTCGTCGTGGTCTCGACGCGCGACTGCTCGCTGCAGCGCCGCCACCAGAAGCTGGTCGAGGAGGCACCGGCGCCGTACCTCACCCCGGCGCAGGAGTCCCTGCTGTACGAGTCGTCGAAGGCGATCCTGCGCGAGGTCGGCTACGTCGGTGCCGGCACCTGCGAGTTCCTCATCGGCGCCGACGGCACCGTGTCGTTCCTCGAGGTGAACACCCGCCTGCAGGTCGAGCACTGCGTGTCCGAAGAGGTCACCGGCATCGACCTCGTGCGTGAGCAGTTCCGCATCGCCGAGGGCGGCACGCTCGACTACGACGACCCCGCGCCCCGTGGACACTCCTTCGAGTTCCGCATCAACGGCGAGGACGCCGGCCGCAACTTCTTCCCCGCGCCCGGCCCCGTGCACGTGTTCCACGCACCGTCCGGCCCGGGTGTCCGCGTCGACTCGGGTGTCGTGTCCGGTGACGTCGTGTCCGGCTCGTTCGACTCGATGCTCGCCAAGCTCGTCGTCACCGGTGCCACGCGTGCCGAGGCGCTCGAGCGGTCGCGGCGCGCACTCGCCGAGTTCGAGGTCGCGGGGCTGCCCACCGTCATCCCGTTCCACCGCGCCGTGGTGTCCGACCCGGCGTTCGCCACCGACGACGCGACGCCGTTCTCGGTGTACACGCAGTGGATCGAGACCGACTTCGTCAACGAGATCCCGGCGTGGAGCGGCTCCCCCGAGGAACTCCCGGTGCCCGCGTCGCGCGACACCGTCGTGGTCGAGGTCCAGGGCAAGCGCATCGAGGTCACCATGCCGTCGATCGTCGGCGGCGGCGCGGGCGCTGCGGCCGGTCGTCGTCCGGCCGGGCCCTCCGCTCCGCCGAAGCGCCGGTCGTCGGCGGTGCGCGGTGGGCTGACGTCGTCGGGCGCCGCGGTGACCTCGCCGATGCAGGCCACCGTGGTGAAGCTCGCGGTCGCCGAGGGTGACACCGTGGTGAAGGGCGACCTGCTCGTGGTGCTCGAGGCCATGAAGATGGAGCAGCCCGTGCAGGCCCACAAGGACGGCGTGGTCACCGGCCTGAACGCCCCCGTCGGCCAGACGATCTCGTCCGGCCACGTGCTGCTCGAGCTCGCGTAGCGCGGCTCGCGCGTCGCGCGCCGAACCGCGCGCCGGGCACCGGGCGCGCGTCCTCGCGCCCCGGAGCCGCGCGTACTTCGCGCCCCGGAGTGAACATCGCGCCCTGGAACCACGGGGCGCGATGTTCGTCAGAGGGAGCGAAGCGTAGCAGCACGCCAAGCACCGGCCCAGTTCGGCCCGAGTGGCACACCGGCATCGTGCAGCCGCCGCGGCAACTGCCCGCCGGGCATGGCGTCGGCCCAGACGACGCGCCCGAAGTGGAAGATCTCGGGCTTGCGCCGAAGCGCGTCCTCGCGCCGCTTCTCCTCGACGACGACCTCGTCCGCTGACCGGCCCTTCCGGAGTCGAGCGTCGTGGTACTTGACGGCGCCGTCGAACTCGATGACCGTGCCCGAGGTCGGGTACCAGAAGTCAACTCGCTCTTGCGTGCCCCATTCGGTGTCGAAGCCGTGCTGCAGGATCGGCTCCGGCGCGCCCAGGACATGCGCACCCCACCGAGTGATGCTCTCGCCGGGCGATTCCGCCGCTGCATCGGCGACCTGGATGAGCTCCGCCGCGCGCCGACGCGCTCGCGCCGCACCCCGGGCGTGGAGTTCTGCGTCCAGAGCCGCTCGCGTGACTCCACGACGGAGAACGGCGTCGAGGACGACGATCGCTCGCCACGGATGCTCAGCGAGCGCGACGTCGACTGCCGTCACGACGAGCGACGTGACGGCGAGGCCCGACAGTATGACCGCCTCCGGAACCCGGCCAGCCGTGCCGACTCGCCGGACGATGCCCTTGGTCTGCCCTCGGTCGCGCGTGGGATCGGCGATCACCACTCGGTCGCCGAACGTCCCGATCCACGGGAGACCGTGCATGGCGACGGCTGACCGATGAGACACCACCAGCCCAGACCCGGGAAGGCGGTCCACGGTGCGGATGAGCGCCACGTGTCGATCACGATCGCTGGCCCCGTTCCACTGCGCAGCGTCCGCGAAGTTCCCGCGGGAGACCCTGACGAGTTCTCCCTTGGCCGCACTCCGACGGACACGGGCGGCCGACGCGGTGTCCACTCCCGCGCCCGTGGAGACCAGATCGATACACACCCGTCGAGCGTCACAGCTCGGAAGCGCGCCGGGCTACGAACGAGCGAGTATGTGGACGGGGCCGAGCGGACCACGGCATGTGGAGGACTTCCACCGCCGACCTTGCACCCCCGGAACGACATCGCGCCCCGGGAAATCGGGGCGCGATATGCGTGCGGGGGTGCGAACCAGCCCAAGCAGCCGCGCCGCGCCGCGCCGCCCTACGACACGCGGGGGCGGATCGCGTCGGCGAGGGCCTCGACGAGCGACTGCGCCTCGGCAGGCGTCGCCGCCACGGTGTCGATGTAGACCTTCACCTTCGGCTCGGTGCCGCTCGGGCGGACGATGACCCGCGCCTCGCCGTCGAGGTCGTAGCGCAGGATGTCCGACGGCGGGAAGCCGTCGACCCCGGCGGCGTAGTCGGTCGTGCGCAGCACGGTCAGCGGGCCGAGCGTCGACGGTGGTGACGACCGGAGGTCCTGCATGATCGTGCCGATGCGGGCGAGGTCGTCGACACGGGTCGCGACCTGTCCGGACGCGAACGCACCGAACTCCGCCGCGAACGCGTCGAGCTGCCCGGCGATGCTCGATCCCGCAGCGGCGAGCGTCGTGGCCAGATCGAGCAGCACGAGCGCTGCCGAGATGCCGTCCTTGTCGCGGACGACCTCGGGGTCGACCAGGTAGCCGAGCGCCTCTTCGTAGCCGAAGAGCAGGTCGGGCACGCGGGACACCCACTTGAAGCCGGTGAGCGTGTCGCGGTACCCCAGGCCGTGCCGCTCGGCCACGCGGGACAGCGCCGGCGACGACACGATCGACGCGGCGAGCACCCCGGTCTGCCCCGAGGCGACGGCGCGCTGGGCAGCGCGCCAGCCGAGGAGCCACCCCACCTCGTTGCCGGACAGGCGGCGGTACGAGCCGGAGCCGTCCGGGATGGCCAGCGCGAGCCGGTCCGCATCGGGGTCGTTCGCGATGACGAGGTCGGCACCGACGGCCACGCCCCGGGCGATCGCCAGGTCCATCGCACCCGGCTCCTCCGGGTTGGGGAACGACACGGTCGGGAAGGCGCCGTCGGGCTCGATCTGCTCGTGCACCACCGCGGGCTCGGCGAACCCGGCCGCGGCGAAGACGGCGCGGGCGGTGTCCCACCCGACGCCGTGCATGGCCGTGTAGACGACGCTGGGCTGCGCGTCGACCGGGAGGGCCGGGGCCGGCACGATCGCGGCCGTCGCGGACACGTAGGCCCCGACCAGGTCCGCGCTCGCCACCGTGTGGTCGGTCGCCCGCGGCAGGTCACCGAGCGGCGTCGCCGCCACGGCGTCGATCGCCGCGGCG
This genomic interval carries:
- a CDS encoding Maf family protein codes for the protein MRLYLASTSPARRALLAQSGIEPVLVSPGVDEDAAAAAETERLGRPLTGPELVSLLAVAKAAAVADAAVAGSPVDGFVFGGDSAFEVDGRLYGKPHDPAVARERWRQMLAAGGGTLWSGHCVVDRRRGLDPARGRTGGPSPARTEPPVRPGAGPGAWAGSIGDVAPGGSALVVDGDRVIAVDSAVLTFADDVSADEVDAYVATGEPLEVAGAFTIDGRAAAYITRIDGAPSAVVGLSLPVLRSMLLRGFGVAWHDLWAL
- a CDS encoding phospho-sugar mutase, whose product is MVTDTTPLDAARAWLVQDPDPETRDELDAVVAAAGSGDATALAVLHERFAGRLQFGTAGLRAELGWGPLRMNRVVVTQAAAGLARFLIDTGRDRSVVIGYDGRVNSDVFARDSAEVMRGLGLDVTLLPSALPTPVLAFAVRHLGVGAGVMVTASHNPPRDNGYKVYLGGDDDGSQIVPPVDATIAAAIDAVAATPLGDLPRATDHTVASADLVGAYVSATAAIVPAPALPVDAQPSVVYTAMHGVGWDTARAVFAAAGFAEPAVVHEQIEPDGAFPTVSFPNPEEPGAMDLAIARGVAVGADLVIANDPDADRLALAIPDGSGSYRRLSGNEVGWLLGWRAAQRAVASGQTGVLAASIVSSPALSRVAERHGLGYRDTLTGFKWVSRVPDLLFGYEEALGYLVDPEVVRDKDGISAALVLLDLATTLAAAGSSIAGQLDAFAAEFGAFASGQVATRVDDLARIGTIMQDLRSSPPSTLGPLTVLRTTDYAAGVDGFPPSDILRYDLDGEARVIVRPSGTEPKVKVYIDTVAATPAEAQSLVEALADAIRPRVS
- a CDS encoding biotin carboxylase N-terminal domain-containing protein, translating into MPRISKVLIANRGEIAVRIIRAARDAGKASVAVYADQDRDALHARLADEAYALNGTTSADTYLVIDKIISVARRSGADAVHPGYGFLAENADFARAVLDAGLVWIGPSPESIERLGDKVSARHVAEKVGAPLAPGTIEPVQDVSEVIDFVDQVGLPVAIKAAFGGGGRGLKVVRSRDEVEAQFESATREAIAAFGRGECFVEKYLDKPRHVETQCLADEHGNVVVVSTRDCSLQRRHQKLVEEAPAPYLTPAQESLLYESSKAILREVGYVGAGTCEFLIGADGTVSFLEVNTRLQVEHCVSEEVTGIDLVREQFRIAEGGTLDYDDPAPRGHSFEFRINGEDAGRNFFPAPGPVHVFHAPSGPGVRVDSGVVSGDVVSGSFDSMLAKLVVTGATRAEALERSRRALAEFEVAGLPTVIPFHRAVVSDPAFATDDATPFSVYTQWIETDFVNEIPAWSGSPEELPVPASRDTVVVEVQGKRIEVTMPSIVGGGAGAAAGRRPAGPSAPPKRRSSAVRGGLTSSGAAVTSPMQATVVKLAVAEGDTVVKGDLLVVLEAMKMEQPVQAHKDGVVTGLNAPVGQTISSGHVLLELA